A window from Pseudomonas alloputida encodes these proteins:
- a CDS encoding arylsulfatase: MSSFKTRLLALMVAICSHTAMAADERPNFLIIVADDLGYSDLGSFGGEISTPNIDSLARDGVRLSNFHTAPTCSPTRAMMFSGADSHVAGLGNMGELLQPFQKGQPGYEGYLNERMVTVGQVLQDAGYNTYTTGKWHLGRTEETSPKARGFDRSFILVQGGASHFDDQHAIIAQDPKAIYREDGKQVEVPKGFYSSEFYTDRLIDYIEADKASNKPFMAVLSYTAPHWPLHAPDAWLDKYKHRYDAGYDSIRQARLERQKQLGIVAANTTPNTPMAKGLPSWGQLSDEQRQREARNMEIYAAMVSNMDYHIGRLLTYLEKNGKLDNTFIVFISDNGADGNSPIDLPGNKEWLAKDFDNSLKNIGHKGSYADYGAQWAQVSSTPYPLFKGFTNEGGIRAPAIISAKMLKKAHLQGTLNNDMVHVMDLMPTLLDLAGVPALGKTFQGRPVQAISGKSMRPLLEGRAMAQRQIGWELFGRKALRKGHWKITLVNPPYGTAQWQLYDLKSDPTESRDLAQAEPGKLKEMLVAWDQYAKENNVLDGKFDLKYGFQTCLYEYCFK, from the coding sequence ATGAGCTCGTTTAAGACACGCCTGCTTGCTCTGATGGTTGCCATATGCAGCCACACGGCCATGGCCGCAGATGAACGCCCGAACTTTCTGATCATCGTCGCCGATGACCTGGGCTACAGCGACCTGGGCAGTTTTGGTGGCGAAATCAGCACCCCGAACATTGACTCACTTGCGCGCGATGGTGTGCGCCTGAGCAACTTCCACACGGCGCCCACGTGCTCGCCGACCCGCGCAATGATGTTCTCTGGCGCCGACAGCCATGTGGCGGGCCTGGGCAACATGGGCGAGCTGCTGCAACCGTTCCAGAAAGGCCAGCCTGGCTACGAAGGGTATTTGAACGAGCGCATGGTTACGGTAGGCCAGGTGCTTCAGGATGCAGGTTACAACACCTACACCACCGGCAAATGGCACCTGGGTCGCACCGAAGAGACCAGCCCCAAGGCGCGCGGCTTCGACCGCTCGTTCATTCTGGTGCAAGGCGGTGCCAGCCACTTCGACGACCAGCACGCCATCATTGCCCAAGACCCCAAGGCGATCTACCGCGAAGACGGCAAGCAGGTGGAAGTGCCCAAGGGCTTCTATTCCAGCGAGTTCTACACCGATCGGCTAATCGACTACATCGAAGCCGACAAAGCTAGCAACAAGCCGTTCATGGCCGTACTGTCCTACACCGCGCCACATTGGCCGCTGCATGCGCCAGACGCTTGGCTGGACAAGTACAAGCACCGTTATGACGCCGGCTACGACTCGATCCGCCAGGCCCGCCTGGAGCGCCAGAAGCAGCTGGGTATTGTCGCGGCCAACACAACGCCCAACACACCCATGGCCAAGGGCCTGCCGAGCTGGGGCCAGTTGAGCGATGAACAGCGCCAGCGTGAGGCGCGCAACATGGAGATCTATGCGGCGATGGTGTCCAACATGGACTACCACATTGGCCGACTGCTCACGTACCTGGAGAAAAACGGCAAGCTGGACAACACCTTCATCGTGTTCATCTCTGACAACGGTGCCGATGGCAATAGCCCGATCGACCTGCCTGGCAACAAGGAGTGGCTGGCCAAGGACTTCGACAACAGCCTGAAAAACATCGGGCACAAAGGCTCGTATGCCGACTATGGCGCACAATGGGCCCAGGTCAGCTCCACGCCGTATCCGCTGTTCAAGGGGTTCACCAACGAGGGCGGCATTCGCGCGCCAGCCATCATCAGCGCGAAAATGCTGAAGAAGGCCCACCTGCAAGGCACGCTCAACAACGACATGGTCCATGTGATGGACCTGATGCCAACCTTGCTGGACCTGGCGGGGGTGCCGGCGCTGGGCAAGACATTCCAAGGTCGCCCGGTGCAAGCCATCAGCGGCAAGAGCATGCGCCCATTGCTTGAAGGTCGGGCCATGGCCCAGCGTCAGATCGGCTGGGAACTGTTCGGCCGCAAGGCGCTGCGCAAGGGCCATTGGAAAATCACCTTGGTCAATCCACCTTACGGCACCGCCCAGTGGCAGCTGTACGACCTCAAGAGCGACCCGACCGAAAGCCGCGACCTGGCCCAGGCCGAGCCGGGCAAGCTGAAGGAAATGCTCGTGGCGTGGGACCAGTACGCGAAGGAAAACAACGTGCTCGATGGCAAGTTCGACCTCAAGTACGGGTTCCAGACTTGCCTCTACGAATACTGTTTCAAGTAG